Proteins from a genomic interval of Heteronotia binoei isolate CCM8104 ecotype False Entrance Well chromosome 7, APGP_CSIRO_Hbin_v1, whole genome shotgun sequence:
- the FAM8A1 gene encoding protein FAM8A1 produces the protein MAEPSDAPSDGGAAAADPRALSAGEYSRRVHQWLWDSYCGYLSWQSGLAALMAGAASAAAPPPAAYSYSPFYHLLATAPPTDAARAPLAWQPPPARPPPRAAAPASSARDTGRPAGREFVIPSLAHRFIAEMVDFFILFFIKATIVLSIMHLSGIKDISKFAMHYIIEEIDEETSMEDLQKMMVVALVYRLLVCFYEIICIWGAGGATPGKFLLGLRVVTCDTSVLIAPSRVLVIPSSNVSMTTSTIRALIKNFSIASFFPAFITLLFFQHNRTAYDIVAGTIVVKRNSIR, from the exons ATGGCCGAGCCTAGCGACGCTCCCAGCGACGGTGGCGCCGCCGCGGCCGACCCGAGGGCGCTGAGCGCGGGGGAATATTCGCGGCGCGTCCACCAGTGGCTCTGGGACTCCTACTGCGGCTACCTGAGCTGGCAGAGCGGCCTGGCCGCCCTCATGGCCGGAGCCGCCTCAGCCGCTGCCCCGCCGCCCGCCGCCTACTCCTACAGCCCCTTCTACCACCTCCTCGCCACCGCCCCGCCCACCGACGCCGCCCGCGCCCCCCTCGCTTGGCAGCCGCCCCCGGCCAGGCCCCCGCCTCGCGCAGCAGCCCCCGCCAGCTCCGCCAGGGACACCGGCCGCCCagcag gtcgTGAATTTGTTATCCCGTCCTTGGCTCACAGGTTTATAGCAGAGATGGTGGATTTCTTTATCCTCTTCTTTATTAAGGCAACCATTGTTCTGAGTATTATGCACCTCAGCGGAATAAA AGATATCTCAAAGTTTGCAATGCACTACATCATAGAGGAAATAGATGAAGAAACCTCCATGGAAGACTTGCAGAAGATGATGGTAGTGGCTCTTGTCTATAGGCTACTAGTCTGCTTCTATGAG ATTATTTGTATTTGGGGAGCTGGTGGGGCAACCCCTGGGAAATTTTTACTTGGGCTGCGAGTTGTAACATGCGACACATCTGTTCTTATTGCACCAAGTCGTGTGTTAGTGATTCCATCTTCAAATGTCAGCATGACCAC aTCTACAATACGAGCTTTGATCAAGAACTTTTCTATCGCTTCCTTTTTTCCTGCATTCATTACTCTGCTGTTCTTTCAACATAACCGAACAGCCTACGATATTGTAGCAGGGACAATTGTGGTAAAAAGAAACAGCATCAGATGA